The Methylocaldum marinum genome includes the window TTGCCATTTTTCTCCACCTTGCTTGAATGTTGTTAGGGGGTGGGTTCGGCCGGAGCGCCGCCCGAACCCGGTAATTCCCGGCCAGGTGGTCGGTATTGTCTAGTTAGGCTCGCGGCAGGGCCAATCGTTTGCGTCTATGGGTCAATTCATGGCGTTTATCAGGGCATCGAGACGGGCCTGCAAGTCGAGTCGGGCCGCGATGTTCCAGGCGGACTCTTGCACCGGCGGCATGGGGTCATGAAAGCGTGAAATGAAGCCGATGGATCTCGATAGTTCAGGATTCACGGGGATCGCGGTGACCTCCTGACGCATCTCGAACAGGCTCAGGAGGCTGTGGGGAACCACGCTGTACAACCCGGCGCAGCGGACATGGGCGTACAGGGCCAACACCGAGTCGGTTTCCAGCACCACCCGCGGCGATACGCCGGCCTCCCGGAAGGCGGCGTCGATGAGGCGGCGGTTCTGCATATTCGGTGTCAGCAGACAGAGCGGGAGTTCGGCGATGTCGGCCCAGGTCGGTTTGCCGGTGGCCACAGGGAGGTCAGGATCGCGGGCCAACAGCACATGCCGCTCCCGATACAGGGACAATGTCCGGAAGCCCTTGAGACGGGGATCGTCCAGATAGGTCAAACCCAGATCGAGTTCAAACCGATCGAGTTGGCGAATCAAGTCCTCAGCGCAAAGCGATAGCAACTGGATGGCCACGCCGGGACATTCCGCCTGGTAAGGCCCCGTGAACTGGGGGGTCACTGCCAGGGTCGTCGGAATCGCCCCGATCCGTAAGGTGCCGGTGATTTGCCGGCTGCACAGCGCCGCTTCCTGCCGCATGCCTTCCCAGTCCCGCGCCAGAATTCGCGCCCATTGCAGCAGCCGCTCGCCTTCCGGCGTAAAGCCCTGGAACCGCTGGCCGCGCCGGACAATGACGACACCCAACTCTTCCTCCAAATGCTGTATGGCGGTCGACAAGGCCGGTTGAGACACATTGCAGATTTCCGCTGCACGACCAAAATGGCCGGTTTTGGCCAGCGCGATCAAGTAATGGACTTGACGGATAAACATGAAGATCACTGCTGCGCGGTTGAATGTGGAACACGGCATCCATTCCCCGAAAGCGGTCGCTTGAAGACCGCTTCCAAAACACGGTGACAGTCCCATTGCTTGCAAAAACTATCGAACGATCAAATGCCTTCCCGCCGGCCGGGAGTTTAAGTTCATCGATGGCACTGAAAGGGTGCGTTGTGCAACAAATAGGCACATCGTTCGTGCGGTCTTTATCTGCACGGAAGGCTCCTGGGGCGAAATGTCCGCCCAAAACCTTGAACTCACGCAAAAAAAACCAAACCAGTCACAACTGGTATACATCCTGCTTTAGTTTCGTTATAACTTACACTATACATCGATAACAAAGCCCGAGCGAAACATCTCCAGCCGGCCGAACATACGGCGGCGGTTTCCGCTTTGCAGCGCATTACTAATGGTCAAGAAAGTAAAGCCACAAGAGCCCCCTCTCCCTCTGGGACAAATCGGCAGGACTGCCGATTTGCACGCGTGAGCGCCGCTTGCGGCTCCGCACAGGGAATGTGCGGAGTGACTGGGCTGGGGTGAGGGCGATTCGAATAGGGCTTTACTTTCTTTACGCACATTAAAAGGTCATTCCGATGCAGGTCAGAAAGCAATCATGAGACCCGGTACGCAAATCCGACCGCCTTCATTGCGAAAGTCGTTATATATCATTTTTTACAGCGATATGAGGCGAACGAATCCAGCGGCATCGGTAAACATCGGCGGTCGGAGCGCCTCCCGCACCGTGTACACCGGCGTCAGGACATTTCGCGCCTCCTTTGCAAGGAGACTCTTCCGCAGGGTTATGTCCGGTTTCGTTTGTCCGGATAACAGCATCGAACCGAACTCAGGAATGGGCAATCCGAAAGGCCGTCGCCCATGAGATACCTCCAATCGCTACTCCTCCCCCTAGTCGGACTCGTTGCCGCCAATGCGGTTCGCGCAGAACCCGCGATCCAGGAACTGCCCCCGGTTACCGTGACAGCCACAGCCGAGACGCTGCCCGTGTCGGCCAACGAACAAGACGCCGGTACCCGGACTGAGTTGGGTCCGGCCGCGATCCGCCTGTTCGGCGGGCCCGGCCAGACCAATCCGCAACAGGCTTTACAGTATCTGCCTTCGGTCAATTTTCAGAGCGCCGACCCTTACGGCTTGTCGAGCAATCAGCCACCCGGCAATCCGTCGATGCGCATCCGCGGCAGGCCCACCTCCTCGCCGGGCTCGCCCCATTCCCTTCGTACCGTGGAAGATCTACCGCTGACCGGTGCCCCCGGCGGCGGCGCGGCCATCTACGATCTGGAAAACATCCAGGCTCTGACCGTCTACAAGGGAGCCATGCTCCCTGACAAAGGACTCGGCTTCGGCAACATCGCCGGCAACATCAATCTTCGGATGCGGCGCCCCGACGAAGAGCCGGGTGTTTTCCTTAAACAGGATTTCGGTTCTTTCGATTTCTTCCGCACCTTCCTTCGCGGCGATTCGGGACGGCTGCCCTCGGACACGCGCTTGTTCGGCTCGTATTCCTACACGACGGCGGACAAATGGCGCGGTTCCGGCGGCTCTCCGGACTATCGCCACAACGGCGGATTCGGGCTGACGCAGGACTTCGGCGAGTCCGTCAAGCTCGAACTGTTCGGCGTCGTCAACGATCAGAAACACCATGACTTCCGCCCGCTCACGGAAATCCAGGCGCGGCAGCTCGGACGCTTCAACGACTTCGATTTCAACTCCCGACTGAGCGGCAACCCCGCACGAGACATCAGCTATTACGACTTCAATCGCCAGGCGTTCACGGACGCCAGCGTGTTCGCCAACCTCGAGATCAAGACTTCCGAGACCAGCCGGCTGTCCCTCAAACCCTATTACTGGCACGACGAAGGGTTTTATCTGTTGGGTATGCCCATGCTCCAGGGTGCGCCGGGCGTGCGCCGCTGGGACATCAACCATGATCTTTGGGGCCTGCTCGGCAAATTCGATTTCAAGGGCTGGGATACCGATTTCACCCTGGGTTACTGGTATCACGAGCAGGAGCCGCCGGGGCCGCCGACCTCCTGGAAGGCGTACCGCATCGCGGGCGACGATCTCCGCTTCGCCGGCTGGGCGCTTCTGAACAAGCAAAGCCATCATATTTTTCACAGTCCGTTCGTCGCGGTACATCGCCAATTCGGTTCCGCCGACCTCAGCGCGGGACTCCGCTACGTGGTCCAGCAGACGGCGTCCATCACCTCATACCGGACCGCCAATCTCCCCGACGTTTCGTACAGCGAGGTCTTCGATTACCGCCCGGCCGTCGATCCCTCCGCCAGCGTGGGCAGCCGCCGTTTCAGCGATTGGCTGCCCTACTTCGGCGCCACCTACGCCCTGAGCGAAAACCACTCGCTTCGCTTCAGCTACGGGCGGAACTTCAACGCCATGCCGCTGCATCAATATCCCACCTACATCATGTCGCGGCGAGCCTTCGAAGCGGCCGGGGTCACGCTGCAGCAGCTTTGGAACCAGCAGAAGCCCGGACAGTCCGACAACTTCGATCTGGGTGCCCGGTTCTCGGGGGACAACTGGTTCGTCGCGCCGACCCTTTATTACTCGACCGAGCGGGGCAAGGCGGTCACGGCCTTCGATCCCGAGCTCGGGGTTTCCTATTATCAAACCGCTCGCGCCCGCGCCTACGGCGCCGAGATCGACGCCGGGCTGGACTTGCTGGATGGGCTCAGCCTGTACGGCGCCTTTTCCTACAACCGCTATGAACTCAGCGACGACATTCGGACGGCCGGCAACGCTCTGCTGCGCGTCGCGGGCCATCAAGTCCCCGACTCCCCGGAAGTGGAAGGCAAGCTGTTCCTGACCTACCGTCTCGGCAACTTCTCGATCTCCCCCGGCATGCGCTACATCGGCGAGCGCTACGGCGACGTGGAAAACCGCATGCGGTTGCCGTCCTATGCCATCGCCGACCTGCACCTGAACTACGAGCACAAGAAATTCGCCGAGATGGGCGACCTCAACCTGGGGCTCAGTTTTCTCAACGTCTTCGACAAGCAGTACATCGCCGTGGTCAATGCCCGCGACGACCAGCGGCCCGGCACCACCACCTACTACCCGGGTGCGCCCCTGACCGTGGTGGGAACCGTGTCCCTGCGTTTTTAGGGGGGTGCTCAGGACCTTAACCGGAGCCATGTTCCGAATGATGCCGGATGTCGACCCAAAGGTATTTTCCGAAGATCCGAAGCGTTTCTTACCGCGGTATTGCGCTTGGGACCGGCACGTTCGTAGGTCGGCAATCCTTTGCCGACACACGGGGTCTACGCGGGCGTTGTCGGCAAAGGATTGCCGACCTACTGCACTTCGGGGCGGTGCGCCGAACCGGAAAATGCTCTAAACAAACGATGAGAAAAAACGATGAAGAACAAAACGATGCTTCGATGGTGGCACAGGGGGGATGCCGTAAAACGATGGTGGCTGATTCCCGCGGCATTAGGGTGCAGCCCCGCCTGGGCGGAACCGGCGCCGATCGATGAACCGCCGATACTGGACGTGGTCACGGTGGAAGGCGTGCAGACGCACGCGGATTACGTGGAGCCCAAGGGCAGCCAGCCCAATACGGAAAGCACCGTCAGCCGCGAGGGTATACGGCGCCTGGCCGGCCCCGGCCAGACCAACGTTTTCAAGGCGCTCGACCTGTTGCCGTCGCTGCATACGGAAACGGCCGACCCCTTCGGACTGACGGCAAACAGGGCCATCCGAATTCGCGGGAAGGGCGCCTTCCATCTCGGGCAGACTATTGAGGGCCTGCCGTTGACCGGTGTCGTGGGCGGGGCCGACATTTATGATTTGGAAAATATGGACGGCATCACCCTCTACCGGGGCGCGGTGCCCCCGGACAAAGGCTTCGGCTTCTCCAACGCCACCGGGCTGATCGACCAGACCATTCTGAGGCCGTTCGACAAGCCGGGGCTCAGCGTCAAGGAAAGCTTCGGCTCCTACAACTTCAACCGCGTGTACGGCCGCATCGACTCCGGCCTCCTGCCCACGGACACCAAGCTGTTCGCTTCCTATTCCTACACCACCGCGTACAAATGGCGCGGGGCCGGGGAGTCGCCCGCTAATCGGCACAACCTCGGCTTCGGCCTCACGCAAAAGCTGACGGATTCCGCCAAGCTCGAAATTTTCGGCGCCTACAACGATCTCGAATCGCACGATTTCCGCCCCCTGAACTACAGCCAGGCCACGCGCCTCGACGCGTTCGGGAAGTTCGATTACAACACCCGGCTTTCCGGCATCCCCGGTCAGGACATCAACTACTACGATTTCAACCGAAGAGAGTTCTCCGATTTCAGCCTGTTCGCCAATCTGGAAATCAAGCCGACCGATACGTCCAGGATTTCGGTCAAGCCCTATTACTGGCGCGACGACGGCTTCCGGCTGTTTGCCTCGAACAGTCTGCTGGGCAGCCCGGGCGTCACCCGGTGGGACATCAAGCATGAACAAGTGGGACTGGTGGCGCAGTACGACGCCTCGGTGTTGGGCGCCGAGGTGACTTTGGGCTACTGGTGGCAGGACATGGAATCGCCGCCGCCCCCGGTGGGGCAAAAGGCTTACCGCGTCACCGCCTCGGGCGACCTGGCCTTTGCCGGCTGGTCGGTGCTGTCCAAACAGGAAAATCACGTATTCCATAGTCCTTATCTGGTCGTAAACGGCCAGCTCGGCAAGGCTAACCTCCGAGCGGGCGTGCGCTACCTCGACCAGACCGTGCCGGGAATCCGGTATTACGACACCCAGGGCCTGCCTGACGTCGATTATGACAATGTATTCCGCTTCAATCCCCGGGAAGACCCGACACGGCGTGTCGCAAGCCAAAGCTTCCAGGAATGGCTGCCGCACTTCGGCGTCAACTACGAAATCACGGACGAGGCCCGCGCCTACTTCACCTATGGGCGGAACTACGGGCGGCCCGACTGGGGACCGCAGGCCTCCCTGTTCAACGCCTCTAGAGCCCGCTTTACCGCCGCCGGCCTGAATCTCGACAATCTGTTCCGCCGGCTCAAGCCCGAGATTTCGGATAATTTCGATCTCGGCCTGCGCATTGGCGACGGCAATTGGTGGGTGGCGCCCACGCTGTTCTACGCCATCGTCAATCGCAAGGAGGTCAATCTGTACGACCCCGCGATTCAACTGACCTATTACCAGAGCAATGCCGAAGCCCGCTCCTACGGTGCGGAGATCGAAGCGGGGATCACGCTGTGGGATGATCTGTCCCTGTTCTCGTCAGTGTCCTACAACCGCTACGAGTTCGAAAACGACGTCCGCACCGCCGCCAACACCGTGATCGCGACGAAAGGCAAGCAGGTTCCCGACTCGCCCGAGGTCACCGCCAAGGTGGGCCTTACGTACAGGTTTATGGGTTTTGCCATATCGCCCACGGTTCGCTATGTCGGCGAGCGTTTCGGCGACGCGGAGAACACACAGCGGGTACCCTCCTACACCGTGGCGGATCTCTATATTGATTATGAGAAAAAGGACCTGCTGGGTTTGGGGGACATCACGCTGGGATTGAGCTTCCTGAACGTGTTCGACAAGCGCTACATCGGCATCATCAGCCAGAACGATATCCAGGTGGCGGGGAATACGACCTATTACCCCGGCGCGCCGTTTACCGTAGCGTTCACGGTCGGGGCAAGATTCTAGCCATGCCGCGAACCCTGGTACTCCGCCCTGTTCTTGCAGCTGTCCTGATGCTGCACGGGGCGATCGCCGCTGTGGCGGATACGGCTCGGCGTCAGCTGACCGACCTCGCGGGCCGCACGGTGGAATTGCCCGCCGAGGTACGGCGGGTGGCCACCCTCGGACCGGTGCCGGTAATCAATAGCTTCGTGTTCGCCATCGGCAAGGGCGATACCCTGATCAACGGCCTGCCGCCGTTCGCCCGGTCGGCGCGCTGGAAATACCAGTCTCTGATCGCACCGAACCTGTCGAGACAGCCCCAGGCTCAGGGCTTAGACAACGCTCCCCAGCTTGAAACCCTGCAAAGGCTCGCTCCGGACGCGGTATTCGCCATGGACGCGAGCACGGTGCGGACGGTGGAGCGCACCGGGCTGCCGGTGCTGTTCCTCGCCTGGCGGGATGCCGGGGATATCGGGCGGATCATGCAACTCATGGGCGAGGTTTTCGACCGGCGAGAGCGTGCCGACGCCTATACGCGCTACTTCGACGGCGTGCTGGAACGGGTTCGGACGGCGGTCGCCGGTGTCCCCACGGAACAAAGACCCAAGGTCCTCTACTTCAGTCTCAAGACGCTGACACAGCCCCATCTGATCGCCGACTGGTGGATCCAGGCGGCGGGCGGCATCAGCGTCACCGCCGACGGCCGCCGTACCGAGAGCGTGAGATTCACGCCCGAGCAAGTATTTGCCTGGGATCCCGATGTGCTCATTGTCTCTTCCCCGGAAGAACTGGCTCAAATTCGCCACGACGCGCGCTTTCGCCGGCTCCGCGCCGTACGCGAGCGAAAAATTCACGCCATCCCGGCGGGCGTACACCCGTGGGGGCACCGTACCGCGGAGCAGCCGTTGACCGTGCTATGGGCGGCCGGGCTGTTCCACCCGTCACTTTTCCCGGGGCTGAACATGACAGCCGAAATCAAAGACTTTTACCGCCGGTTCTTCGACTATCCGCTCTCGGACCGGCAGGCGGAGGAAATACTTCATGGCAATCCGAAATGATATGAAACCCGGAATGCGATTCGGGCTCTCCGGTTGCGGAGCCGGCCTGGAGGCCGCCGATCCCGACGATTGGATCGAGTTGGCCGAACGGGCCGAACGACTGGGCTTTTCCTCGCTGTGGATCAACGAGGAACATTTTCAGCGCAGGGATCATACGAGTGGTGGCAGGCATTGCCTGTCTCCCCTGATCGTGGCGGCGGCGATGGCGGCGCGTACCCGGCACATCCGGATCGGTTTTTCGGTGCTGCTGCAACGCTCGCTGGAGCGGCTGTCCTTTGAAGTCATGCCCCGCCTCCAAACCGCTACACCCTAGGCAAGAAACCTATGAACTTCGGAATTTTCTGCTTCTACGAAAATTATGACGGCGACTACGCCAAGGTACTGGCCGCTCAATCCACGCTGGTGCAGCATGCCGAGGAACTGGGCTTTCAGGAAGCCTGGGTCGCCGAGCATCACTTCACCGACTTTGGCGTCAGTCCATCCATCCTGCTGTTGCTGGCCCATCTGTCCGGGGTCACGAAGCGCATTCGTTTGGGCACCGCGGCGCTCTTGTTACCGTTTTACGATCCCATCAAGCTGGCCGAGGACATCGCCACCCTCGATCATTTGAGCGGCGGCAGGCTCAATCTGGGCGTCGCACAGGGCGGCCCGTTTCCCCTGCAAAACAAGCATTTCAAGGTGCCGCCGGAAAGCGCCCGGACGAAGATGCTGGAAGCCCTCGAACTCATCGTCCGGCTGCTCGGCACCGATAAGGTCAGCCACTCCGGACCCCATTTTCAGATCGAGGGCGTTACCACTCACCCGAAACCGCTGCAATGCCCGATACCCGTGTTCCTGGCATCGCAAAATCCCGCGGCCGTGCATCATGCCGCGGACCGCGGTTACGGGCTCCTCGGGGGTCAAGGTGCAACCACCGATAAGCTCAAGGCAACCCTCGCCCACTATCGCGTAATCAATCCCTCGTTGCCCAAGCCGCTCACCCTGCTTCGAACCTTTTTCGTCGCCAAAACCCGGAAGGCCGCCTTGGCGGTGGCGCTGCCCTCGATCCGGCGTTTCCGGGAAAGGATGAGAAGCATGCTCAGCGACAATGGCGAGCCTGGCGAAAGCGGCGTTACGGTCAACATGGATCGGCTTCTGGAAAACGCGCTGATCGGCGATGTGGCGGAATGCCGGGACAAGATACAAAGACTCCGGGACGAACTGGATCTGAACAGCCTGGTGTTGAAACCCGCCGCCAACGATCCCGCCGCCAACCGGTACAGCCTGTCGCTGTTCGGCGATGAGGTCATGCCTTATGTGTAGACATCCGGTTTCCCTTCCACGCGGAAAACATGCGTATTCCTTCATCCTGATCGTGTGCCTGGTCTACCTGACGACGGCAAGCGCCCTTGGCCGCGAAATCGGTGAAACGCCGGCCCATCAGCTCTACCCGGAACGTTATCCTTTGAACCTGTCCAGCGAGATCAAAAGCTTCTACCGCCTGTTTCTGCAACTCGATCTGGATGACGTCCGGATCAAGGAAATCCTGGGTTCATGATCGCGGACTATCGCTTGGCGGGATTGCTGCTCCTGCTCATTCTGATGTCGATGCTGTCCCTGACCCTGGGCCGCTATCCCATAGCGCTGCCCGAACTGGTACAGGTGCTGGCGGGCCTCGGCAGCGGGCAAGTCGCGGACGAAGGACAGCAAGTTCTGCGCAATGTGCTGCTCGAGATCCGGCTGCCCCGCATCCTGGCGGCGATCCTGGTGGGCGCGGGGCTGTCGGCTTCCGGCGCCGCCTTTCAGGCGGTCTTCGTGAATCCGCTGGTCTCGCCGGGGCTGCTCGGGGTGCTGGCCGGCGGTTCTTTCGGCGCGGCGCTGGGCATGATCGTCTCCGACCACTGGCTGGTGGTACAAGTCAGCGCCTTCCTCTTCGGCCTGCTCGCGGTGCTGATCGCCCTCGGCATCGTCCGCGTCTACCGCAGCGAATCCCTGCTCATGCTGGTGCTCGGCGGCATCATCAGCAGCGGGTTATTCACCGCCTTGCTGTCGATCGTCAAATATCTCGCCGATCCCTACAACCAACTGCCCGCCATCGTCTACTGGCTGATGGGCAATCTGTCCAACGCGGAGCTGTCGGTAGTGCTGACCTTGGCGCTGCCCATGCTGGCCGGCATCCTGCTCCTGGTGCTCTACGCCCGGCACATGAACGTGCTCAGCATGGGTGACGAGGAGGCGCGGTCCCTGGGTATCGACACGCGACGCGTGCGGCTCGTGATCATTCTCGCCGCCACCTTGATCAGCGCGCTCACCGTGGTGATGGCGGGGATGATCGGCTGGATCGGTCTCATCGTCCCGCACATCGCGCGAATGATCGTGGGACCCGAAAATGGACGTCTGATACCGGCCAGCGCCCTGCTGGGCGGGATCTTCCTGCTGCTGGTGGACGACCTGGCGCGCAACCTCTTTACCGTGGAAATCCCCATCGGCGTGCTCAGCGAATTGCTCGGCATCCCCATATTCATCCTGGTACTGCGCAATGCCCGCAAGGGCTGGAGTGCATGATGGCGCTGGAAGCCCGGAACATCGTGTTCGGCTATGGCGACCGCGAGGTGCTGAGCGGGGTTTCGGTCCAGGTCGAGGCGGGAAAAGTGGTGTCACTGCTGGGACCGAACGGCACCGGCAAGAGCACGCTGCTCAAGATCCTGCTGGGCATCAAGCGGCCGGCGAAAGGCGAGGTTCGCCTGGACGGCACGCCGCTCGCACGCATTGCACCCCGTGAATACGCCCGCAGCGTGGCCTATGTACCGCAACTTCATAACGCCACTTTTCCCTATACCGTGTTCGACGTGGTGCTCATGGGCCGAATGCCGCACACGGGCTTTTTCTCGGGCTATCCGAAGCGAGACCGCCAGCTTGCCGAAGAGGCACTGGAGCGGCTCTCTCTCGGCCATCTCAAGACGCGGCCGTATTTGGAAATCAGCGGCGGCGAACGCCAACTGGCCCTCATCGCCCGCGCGCTGGCCCAGGAAGCGCGGATCTTCATCCTCGACGAACCGGTCGGCGGACTCGATTACGGCAATCAGCTGCGTCTCCTGGAGCGCATTCGCGCTCTTGCCCGGGAAGGCTATGCGTTCATCCAGTCCACCCATTTTCCGGAGCACGCCCTGCTGGTTTCGGACCGCGTGCTGCTGCTGAACGGTGGACGGATCGTCGCCGAAGGAAATCCCGTCGACGTGATCACCCCCGAAAACATTTACCGGCTTTATGGCGTGGAGGTGGATATGGTGCGCCTTGGCGACGCGTATTCCGCGTGTGTACCCAGATTCTGCGCGGACCGGTCCCGCGAACACCGGTTTGCCCGCAAAAAATAGGATCGCCGAAATACAAACGGCTTGTTCCGGCTGATCTAAACAGTCGATTTCCGCTTGCCGGATAACAGGTCGAAACCCATCGCGGCGACAGTTTCACATGCGCCAAAACAGTGCGGATCAGCGCACTTTCCCATATAAAAAGTAAGGTTTAAGTGCATCCCCTTTCCACGCAAATTTCCACGATTCAGACATTTCATTTGAATTCAGTGGGTTACAAAACATCGCCAGCCTGGTATGAATCTTGGTTATATACAATAGGATATAACGATTAGCCGCCTTCATCGTCCCGGATCACGGGCGCGGCCTCGGCCGACCGAAAAGGGACCACGCTTCGGTGACGGGCCGACAGGACTTCGCCGGACATGGCGTGCGAAAAATCGGGTATCCATCATTCAATCGCTAACCTTGTAGGGACTATCACCATGTCAGATTTAAGACAGATCGCGTTTTACGGCAAAGGCGGCATCGGCAAGTCCACCACTTCGCAAAACACCCTGGCGGCCCTGGCCGAGATGGGCCAGCGCATTCTCATCGTCGGCTGCGATCCCAAGGCCGATTCCACGCGTTTGATTCTGCATACCAAGGCCCAGGACACCATCCTGAGCCTCGCGGCCAGCGCCGGCAGCGTCGAGGACCTGGAACTGGAAGACGTGATGAAAGTGGGTTACCGCGACATCCGCTGCGTGGAGTCCGGCGGTCCGGAACCCGGAGTGGGCTGCGCCGGCCGCGGCGTCATCACCTCCATCAACTTCCTCGAAGAGGAAGGCGCCTACAACGACGTCGACTATGTCTCCTACGACGTACTCGGCGACGTGGTGTGCGGCGGCTTCGCGATGCCCATCCGCGAGAACAAGGCGCAGGAAATCTACATCGTCATGTCCGGCGAGATGATGGCCATGTATGCGGCCAACAATATTTCCAAGGGCATTTTGAAATACGCCAACTCGGGCGGCGTACGCCTGGGCGGCCTGGTCTGCAACGAGCGTCAGACCGACAAGGAACTGGAATTGGCGGAATCATTGGCCACACGGCTCGGCACCCAGCTGATCCACTTCGTGCCGCGCGACAACATCGTGCAGCACGCGGAGCTCCGCCGGATGACGGTGATCGAATACGCCCCGGACTCGAAGCAGGCCAACGAATACCGTCAATTGGCCAACAAGGTTCACAACAATGTCGGCAAGGGCGTCATCCCGACCCCGATCACCATGGACGAGCTCGAAGATCTCTTGATGGCCCACGGCATCATGAAACAGGTCGACGAATCG containing:
- a CDS encoding FecCD family ABC transporter permease, which translates into the protein MIADYRLAGLLLLLILMSMLSLTLGRYPIALPELVQVLAGLGSGQVADEGQQVLRNVLLEIRLPRILAAILVGAGLSASGAAFQAVFVNPLVSPGLLGVLAGGSFGAALGMIVSDHWLVVQVSAFLFGLLAVLIALGIVRVYRSESLLMLVLGGIISSGLFTALLSIVKYLADPYNQLPAIVYWLMGNLSNAELSVVLTLALPMLAGILLLVLYARHMNVLSMGDEEARSLGIDTRRVRLVIILAATLISALTVVMAGMIGWIGLIVPHIARMIVGPENGRLIPASALLGGIFLLLVDDLARNLFTVEIPIGVLSELLGIPIFILVLRNARKGWSA
- a CDS encoding LysR family transcriptional regulator; translation: MFIRQVHYLIALAKTGHFGRAAEICNVSQPALSTAIQHLEEELGVVIVRRGQRFQGFTPEGERLLQWARILARDWEGMRQEAALCSRQITGTLRIGAIPTTLAVTPQFTGPYQAECPGVAIQLLSLCAEDLIRQLDRFELDLGLTYLDDPRLKGFRTLSLYRERHVLLARDPDLPVATGKPTWADIAELPLCLLTPNMQNRRLIDAAFREAGVSPRVVLETDSVLALYAHVRCAGLYSVVPHSLLSLFEMRQEVTAIPVNPELSRSIGFISRFHDPMPPVQESAWNIAARLDLQARLDALINAMN
- a CDS encoding TonB-dependent receptor; the protein is MKNKTMLRWWHRGDAVKRWWLIPAALGCSPAWAEPAPIDEPPILDVVTVEGVQTHADYVEPKGSQPNTESTVSREGIRRLAGPGQTNVFKALDLLPSLHTETADPFGLTANRAIRIRGKGAFHLGQTIEGLPLTGVVGGADIYDLENMDGITLYRGAVPPDKGFGFSNATGLIDQTILRPFDKPGLSVKESFGSYNFNRVYGRIDSGLLPTDTKLFASYSYTTAYKWRGAGESPANRHNLGFGLTQKLTDSAKLEIFGAYNDLESHDFRPLNYSQATRLDAFGKFDYNTRLSGIPGQDINYYDFNRREFSDFSLFANLEIKPTDTSRISVKPYYWRDDGFRLFASNSLLGSPGVTRWDIKHEQVGLVAQYDASVLGAEVTLGYWWQDMESPPPPVGQKAYRVTASGDLAFAGWSVLSKQENHVFHSPYLVVNGQLGKANLRAGVRYLDQTVPGIRYYDTQGLPDVDYDNVFRFNPREDPTRRVASQSFQEWLPHFGVNYEITDEARAYFTYGRNYGRPDWGPQASLFNASRARFTAAGLNLDNLFRRLKPEISDNFDLGLRIGDGNWWVAPTLFYAIVNRKEVNLYDPAIQLTYYQSNAEARSYGAEIEAGITLWDDLSLFSSVSYNRYEFENDVRTAANTVIATKGKQVPDSPEVTAKVGLTYRFMGFAISPTVRYVGERFGDAENTQRVPSYTVADLYIDYEKKDLLGLGDITLGLSFLNVFDKRYIGIISQNDIQVAGNTTYYPGAPFTVAFTVGARF
- a CDS encoding ABC transporter substrate-binding protein, giving the protein MPRTLVLRPVLAAVLMLHGAIAAVADTARRQLTDLAGRTVELPAEVRRVATLGPVPVINSFVFAIGKGDTLINGLPPFARSARWKYQSLIAPNLSRQPQAQGLDNAPQLETLQRLAPDAVFAMDASTVRTVERTGLPVLFLAWRDAGDIGRIMQLMGEVFDRRERADAYTRYFDGVLERVRTAVAGVPTEQRPKVLYFSLKTLTQPHLIADWWIQAAGGISVTADGRRTESVRFTPEQVFAWDPDVLIVSSPEELAQIRHDARFRRLRAVRERKIHAIPAGVHPWGHRTAEQPLTVLWAAGLFHPSLFPGLNMTAEIKDFYRRFFDYPLSDRQAEEILHGNPK
- a CDS encoding TonB-dependent receptor — encoded protein: MRYLQSLLLPLVGLVAANAVRAEPAIQELPPVTVTATAETLPVSANEQDAGTRTELGPAAIRLFGGPGQTNPQQALQYLPSVNFQSADPYGLSSNQPPGNPSMRIRGRPTSSPGSPHSLRTVEDLPLTGAPGGGAAIYDLENIQALTVYKGAMLPDKGLGFGNIAGNINLRMRRPDEEPGVFLKQDFGSFDFFRTFLRGDSGRLPSDTRLFGSYSYTTADKWRGSGGSPDYRHNGGFGLTQDFGESVKLELFGVVNDQKHHDFRPLTEIQARQLGRFNDFDFNSRLSGNPARDISYYDFNRQAFTDASVFANLEIKTSETSRLSLKPYYWHDEGFYLLGMPMLQGAPGVRRWDINHDLWGLLGKFDFKGWDTDFTLGYWYHEQEPPGPPTSWKAYRIAGDDLRFAGWALLNKQSHHIFHSPFVAVHRQFGSADLSAGLRYVVQQTASITSYRTANLPDVSYSEVFDYRPAVDPSASVGSRRFSDWLPYFGATYALSENHSLRFSYGRNFNAMPLHQYPTYIMSRRAFEAAGVTLQQLWNQQKPGQSDNFDLGARFSGDNWFVAPTLYYSTERGKAVTAFDPELGVSYYQTARARAYGAEIDAGLDLLDGLSLYGAFSYNRYELSDDIRTAGNALLRVAGHQVPDSPEVEGKLFLTYRLGNFSISPGMRYIGERYGDVENRMRLPSYAIADLHLNYEHKKFAEMGDLNLGLSFLNVFDKQYIAVVNARDDQRPGTTTYYPGAPLTVVGTVSLRF
- a CDS encoding LLM class flavin-dependent oxidoreductase gives rise to the protein MAIRNDMKPGMRFGLSGCGAGLEAADPDDWIELAERAERLGFSSLWINEEHFQRRDHTSGGRHCLSPLIVAAAMAARTRHIRIGFSVLLQRSLERLSFEVMPRLQTATP
- a CDS encoding LLM class flavin-dependent oxidoreductase translates to MNFGIFCFYENYDGDYAKVLAAQSTLVQHAEELGFQEAWVAEHHFTDFGVSPSILLLLAHLSGVTKRIRLGTAALLLPFYDPIKLAEDIATLDHLSGGRLNLGVAQGGPFPLQNKHFKVPPESARTKMLEALELIVRLLGTDKVSHSGPHFQIEGVTTHPKPLQCPIPVFLASQNPAAVHHAADRGYGLLGGQGATTDKLKATLAHYRVINPSLPKPLTLLRTFFVAKTRKAALAVALPSIRRFRERMRSMLSDNGEPGESGVTVNMDRLLENALIGDVAECRDKIQRLRDELDLNSLVLKPAANDPAANRYSLSLFGDEVMPYV